From a region of the Corallococcus coralloides DSM 2259 genome:
- a CDS encoding DUF2171 domain-containing protein — protein MSARSDAMIHAGEVREGMSVRTADGHQLGRVAGVGDTHFELEQGLVPIPRRDYLVEYSDVEAVSGDEVLLKPADHSQLTLEEDDDGGALPPRHSEGLEAEPANDPVGPVRH, from the coding sequence ATGAGCGCGAGGAGCGACGCGATGATTCACGCGGGAGAGGTTCGCGAGGGCATGTCGGTGCGCACCGCCGACGGACACCAGCTGGGCCGGGTGGCGGGCGTGGGCGACACGCACTTCGAACTGGAGCAGGGGCTGGTGCCCATTCCCCGGCGCGACTACCTGGTCGAGTACAGCGACGTGGAGGCCGTGAGCGGGGATGAAGTCCTGCTCAAGCCGGCGGACCATTCGCAGCTCACGCTGGAGGAGGACGACGACGGCGGAGCCCTGCCGCCGCGCCACAGCGAGGGCCTGGAAGCGGAGCCCGCGAACGACCCCGTGGGTCCCGTGCGGCACTGA
- a CDS encoding S8 family serine peptidase, with the protein MRHWAFVGLLALAACAPESSPRTSAQGQVCPGVVAGGMTVRQGLDGNQPSRVQEDGREPVIIRFRRGDRTQASSVTASGASFTASTGAKVGAVYRNIPAVAARVTPEERLLLERSPMVESIEADQVWGALGLTPGLLAPLQRQVKAVTPMPEDEYTEGLRLVQAPDVWDADRDGVLDVGAPTGEGVRVCVIDSGLDMGHPEFQGAVAANHDFVDEDEDANDRGAQGQWGQGHGTHVAGIIAARVGHGGDTGPRGTPGGMVGVAPNASLLIARVLDLSGQTQMSVVLSAMEWCESQGARVVSLSLGGGNPTRSSVEAFRALKDHGLLVVAAAGNQGGPVLYPASDPSVLAVGAVDANERRASFSNVGMELALVAPGVDVLSTFPRGLGAYAEMSLDDTSPMSRSLLYSPTGDTAGRLVDCGLGDSLASCFEASCDGFVAYVRPGAVPVSEAMANVMMQGARAVVFGSDEAPAGGAVDILSLPRIGRWAPAVSVNQAASTMLRERLGADARLSLVPVDYTHVSGTSMAAPYVSGVAALLWSARPELTPQQVRDALEASAKDLGTGGRDPVFGHGLVRAKDALQRLP; encoded by the coding sequence ATGAGGCATTGGGCATTCGTCGGGTTGCTGGCGCTGGCCGCGTGTGCGCCGGAGTCGTCCCCTCGCACCTCCGCGCAGGGGCAGGTGTGCCCGGGCGTCGTCGCGGGAGGAATGACGGTCCGTCAGGGGCTGGATGGAAACCAGCCCTCCCGGGTGCAGGAGGACGGGCGCGAGCCGGTCATCATCCGCTTCCGCCGGGGAGACCGCACACAGGCCTCCAGCGTCACGGCGTCGGGCGCCAGCTTCACCGCGAGCACCGGCGCGAAGGTGGGCGCCGTCTACCGCAACATCCCCGCGGTGGCCGCGCGCGTGACGCCCGAGGAGCGGCTCCTGCTGGAGCGCAGCCCCATGGTGGAGAGCATCGAGGCGGACCAGGTCTGGGGCGCCCTGGGCCTGACGCCCGGGCTGCTCGCGCCGCTGCAGCGCCAGGTGAAGGCCGTCACGCCCATGCCGGAGGACGAGTACACGGAGGGCCTGCGCCTGGTGCAGGCCCCGGACGTGTGGGACGCGGACCGGGACGGCGTGCTGGACGTGGGCGCGCCCACGGGCGAGGGCGTGCGGGTGTGCGTCATCGACAGCGGGCTGGACATGGGCCATCCGGAGTTCCAGGGCGCGGTGGCGGCCAACCACGACTTCGTGGATGAAGACGAGGACGCCAATGACCGCGGCGCCCAGGGCCAGTGGGGCCAGGGCCACGGCACGCACGTGGCGGGCATCATCGCGGCGCGCGTGGGCCACGGCGGCGACACCGGCCCCCGGGGCACCCCGGGCGGCATGGTGGGCGTGGCGCCCAACGCGTCGCTGCTCATCGCCCGCGTGCTGGACCTGTCCGGGCAGACGCAGATGAGCGTGGTCCTCTCCGCCATGGAGTGGTGCGAGTCCCAGGGCGCGCGCGTGGTGTCGCTGTCGCTGGGCGGCGGCAACCCCACCCGCAGCTCGGTGGAGGCGTTCCGCGCGCTGAAGGACCACGGCCTGCTGGTGGTGGCGGCCGCGGGCAACCAGGGCGGCCCGGTGCTGTACCCCGCGTCCGACCCGTCCGTGCTCGCGGTGGGCGCGGTGGACGCGAACGAGCGGCGCGCGAGCTTCTCCAACGTGGGCATGGAGCTCGCGCTGGTGGCGCCCGGCGTGGACGTGCTGTCCACCTTCCCCCGGGGGCTGGGCGCCTACGCGGAGATGTCCCTGGACGACACGTCCCCCATGTCGCGCTCGCTCCTGTACTCGCCCACCGGTGACACCGCGGGGCGGCTGGTGGACTGCGGCCTGGGGGATTCACTGGCCTCGTGCTTCGAGGCCTCCTGTGACGGCTTCGTCGCCTACGTGAGGCCGGGCGCGGTGCCCGTGTCCGAGGCCATGGCCAACGTGATGATGCAGGGCGCGCGCGCCGTCGTCTTCGGCTCCGACGAGGCGCCCGCGGGCGGCGCGGTGGACATCCTCTCCCTGCCCCGCATCGGCCGCTGGGCCCCCGCCGTCAGCGTCAACCAGGCCGCCAGCACCATGCTGCGCGAGCGGCTGGGCGCGGACGCGCGGCTGTCCCTGGTGCCCGTGGACTACACCCACGTCTCCGGCACCTCCATGGCCGCGCCCTACGTGAGCGGCGTGGCCGCGCTGCTCTGGAGCGCCCGTCCGGAGCTCACGCCGCAGCAGGTGCGCGACGCCCTGGAGGCCTCCGCGAAGGACCTGGGCACCGGGGGCCGGGACCCCGTCTTCGGCCACGGCCTGGTGCGCGCGAAAGACGCCCTGCAGCGGCTGCCGTAA
- a CDS encoding M24 family metallopeptidase, translated as MRSWKHLLVVPLVCSSACATAPAAPSKPEAPVAAAPAAPAAPVAAPAAPAAPVRPFGTLREQAARQQAWLQERLETGVPQLMRKYGVRMWVVPMREYNEDPVFKALVSPTTFAARRRTIYVFFDRGADKGVERLALGGSTQGGLYEARRAPMMVDRGGSQRAAELLGPEQWLLLKQVVEERKPDSIAIDVSPAIAFADGLTHGEYEGMTQALGPAWTKRLKPAGGLPLDVLGWRSADEVRFYADLQKYAWSLIQTAFSNAVITPGTTTTQDVEWWMRQRLADEGLDTWFQPDVDVQRQGATEEQVGDNPVIQRGDVLHCDFGVTALRLNTDTQHMGYVLRDGETDAPEGLKAALKASNQLQDIVKGEIKPGRTGNEVLRASLARMKSEGINGSVYSHPIGLHGHGAGPMIGMWDRQEGVPGNGEHKVMPDSWFSIELQATSPVPEWNQQPVRSAQEEDIVVDSQGAVHWAFQRQTSFHLVR; from the coding sequence ATGCGCTCCTGGAAACACCTGCTCGTCGTCCCGCTCGTCTGTTCCTCCGCCTGCGCCACCGCGCCCGCCGCTCCCTCGAAGCCCGAGGCCCCGGTCGCCGCCGCGCCCGCCGCGCCGGCTGCTCCTGTCGCCGCGCCGGCCGCCCCCGCCGCACCGGTGCGCCCCTTCGGCACGCTGCGCGAACAGGCCGCCCGCCAGCAGGCGTGGCTCCAGGAACGGCTGGAGACCGGCGTGCCCCAGCTCATGCGCAAGTACGGCGTGCGCATGTGGGTCGTCCCCATGCGCGAGTACAATGAGGACCCCGTCTTCAAGGCGCTCGTCTCCCCCACCACCTTCGCCGCCCGCCGCCGCACCATCTACGTCTTCTTCGACCGGGGCGCGGACAAGGGCGTGGAGCGGCTGGCGCTGGGCGGCAGCACCCAGGGCGGCCTCTATGAAGCCCGCCGCGCTCCCATGATGGTGGACCGTGGCGGCTCGCAGCGCGCCGCGGAGCTCCTGGGCCCCGAACAGTGGCTGCTCCTCAAGCAGGTCGTGGAGGAGCGCAAGCCGGACTCCATCGCCATCGACGTGTCCCCCGCCATCGCCTTCGCGGACGGCCTCACCCACGGCGAATACGAAGGCATGACCCAGGCCCTGGGCCCTGCCTGGACGAAGCGCCTCAAGCCCGCGGGCGGCCTGCCCCTGGACGTGCTCGGCTGGCGCAGCGCCGACGAGGTCCGCTTCTACGCCGACCTCCAGAAGTACGCCTGGAGCCTCATCCAGACCGCCTTCTCCAACGCCGTCATCACCCCCGGCACCACCACCACCCAGGACGTGGAGTGGTGGATGCGCCAGCGCCTGGCCGACGAAGGCCTGGACACCTGGTTCCAGCCGGACGTGGACGTGCAGCGCCAGGGCGCCACCGAGGAACAGGTGGGCGACAACCCCGTCATCCAGCGTGGCGACGTGCTCCACTGCGACTTCGGCGTCACCGCGCTCCGCCTCAACACCGACACCCAGCACATGGGCTACGTGCTGCGCGACGGAGAGACGGACGCCCCCGAAGGCCTCAAGGCCGCGCTCAAGGCGTCCAACCAGCTCCAGGACATCGTCAAAGGTGAAATCAAGCCGGGCCGCACCGGCAATGAAGTCCTGCGCGCCTCGCTCGCGCGCATGAAGTCCGAAGGCATCAACGGCAGCGTGTACTCACACCCCATTGGCCTGCACGGCCACGGCGCCGGCCCCATGATTGGCATGTGGGACCGCCAGGAGGGCGTGCCCGGCAACGGCGAGCACAAGGTGATGCCCGACTCCTGGTTCTCCATCGAGCTGCAGGCGACGAGCCCCGTGCCGGAGTGGAACCAGCAGCCCGTGCGCTCCGCCCAGGAGGAGGACATCGTCGTGGACTCGCAGGGCGCCGTGCACTGGGCCTTCCAGCGGCAGACGTCCTTCCACCTGGTGCGCTAG
- a CDS encoding cytochrome-c peroxidase, with protein MTGFRPRTAVLALALLGAGCESEVPFPTEDELDQLSALHTQSVKPEADPTNKWADNADAAVLGQRLFEDPGLSRCGTVSCKSCHAGESYTVETATAEGCGGHQSERNPPSLLNVGYSRWFMWDGRADRLWSQAVLPLTNPIEMDSDATVVRARLAGEPTYTAAYTQLFGKAPADESDPNRLMANVGKVLAAYQRTLNRTDAPFDADVRRFLQAVEAGTQEKDPAYLGLKTFVRKGQCVVCHKGRSLSDDKFHNLGLKDTGAGRRGQADVVDALMSWQFNAAGPYSDAPSGIDAARLSTLKAQAQTKPTEVEGAFRTPTLRNVALSAPYMHTGAEKTLEDVVDFYNEGGDPDGTFPGVRTETIVKLDLSSEEKQALVTLLKSMTGVAK; from the coding sequence ATGACTGGTTTCCGTCCGCGTACCGCCGTGCTCGCCCTGGCCCTGCTGGGGGCGGGTTGCGAATCCGAAGTTCCCTTTCCGACCGAAGACGAGCTGGACCAGCTGAGCGCCCTGCACACGCAGAGCGTGAAGCCGGAGGCGGACCCCACCAACAAGTGGGCGGACAACGCGGACGCGGCGGTGCTGGGCCAGCGGCTGTTCGAGGACCCGGGGCTGTCGCGCTGCGGGACGGTGTCCTGCAAGAGCTGCCACGCGGGTGAGTCCTACACGGTGGAGACGGCGACGGCGGAGGGCTGCGGAGGCCACCAGTCCGAGCGCAACCCGCCCAGCCTGTTGAACGTGGGCTACAGCCGCTGGTTCATGTGGGACGGACGGGCGGACCGGCTCTGGTCGCAGGCGGTGCTGCCGCTGACGAACCCCATCGAGATGGACTCGGACGCGACGGTGGTGCGCGCGCGGCTGGCCGGGGAGCCCACGTACACGGCGGCGTACACGCAGCTGTTCGGCAAGGCGCCCGCGGACGAGTCGGACCCGAACCGGCTGATGGCGAACGTGGGCAAGGTGCTGGCGGCGTACCAGCGCACGCTCAACCGCACCGACGCGCCCTTCGACGCGGACGTGCGGCGCTTCCTGCAGGCGGTGGAGGCGGGCACGCAGGAGAAGGACCCGGCGTACCTGGGCCTGAAGACGTTCGTGCGCAAGGGCCAGTGCGTGGTGTGCCACAAGGGCCGCTCGCTGTCGGACGACAAGTTCCACAACCTGGGGCTGAAGGACACGGGGGCGGGGCGGCGCGGGCAGGCGGACGTGGTGGACGCGCTGATGTCCTGGCAGTTCAACGCCGCGGGCCCCTACAGCGACGCGCCGTCGGGCATCGACGCGGCGCGGCTGTCCACGCTGAAGGCGCAGGCGCAGACGAAGCCCACGGAGGTGGAGGGCGCGTTCCGCACGCCCACGCTGCGCAACGTGGCGCTGAGCGCGCCGTACATGCACACCGGCGCGGAGAAGACGCTGGAGGACGTGGTCGACTTCTACAACGAGGGCGGCGACCCGGACGGCACCTTCCCCGGCGTGCGCACGGAGACCATCGTCAAGCTGGACCTGAGCAGCGAGGAGAAGCAGGCGCTGGTGACGCTGCTCAAGTCCATGACGGGCGTGGCGAAGTAG
- a CDS encoding ABC transporter ATP-binding protein — protein MATVSLQDVRKVYRGGVAAVKGVTLDIADGEFVSLVGPSGCGKSTTLNLIAGLEELSGGELRIDGQLVNDLSPRERDIAMVFQSYALYPHLDVAGNLAFPLKVAGMDAKDVEARVREVSGVLGLEALLARRPKELSGGQRQRVALGRALVRRPKVFLFDEPLSNLDAALRTQMRGEIKKLHEQLKATFIYVTHDQAEAMTLSDRVVVMSQGEVQQVAPPRELYDAPANLFVAGFFGSPRINLVKPQTLGLPDGDAVLGLRPEHLQVGQGARPEDAREGRVYLVEPMGAEVWVTVEMGGERLVARAPGDFRAASGDTVWLRHDARYLRRFDARTGRAA, from the coding sequence TTGGCGACGGTGTCCCTGCAGGACGTGCGCAAGGTGTACCGGGGTGGCGTGGCGGCGGTGAAGGGCGTGACGCTGGACATCGCGGACGGCGAGTTCGTGTCGCTGGTGGGCCCGTCCGGCTGCGGCAAGTCCACGACGTTGAACCTCATCGCCGGGCTGGAGGAGCTGTCCGGCGGCGAGCTGCGCATCGACGGGCAGCTGGTGAACGACCTGTCTCCGCGCGAGCGCGACATCGCGATGGTGTTCCAGAGCTACGCGCTCTACCCGCACCTGGACGTGGCGGGGAACCTGGCGTTCCCGCTGAAGGTGGCGGGAATGGACGCCAAGGACGTCGAGGCGCGCGTGCGCGAGGTGTCCGGCGTGCTGGGGCTGGAGGCGCTGCTGGCGCGCCGGCCGAAGGAGCTGTCGGGCGGGCAGCGGCAGCGGGTGGCGCTGGGACGCGCGCTGGTGCGCAGGCCCAAGGTGTTCCTCTTCGACGAGCCCCTGTCCAACCTGGACGCGGCGCTGCGCACGCAGATGCGCGGCGAAATCAAGAAGCTGCACGAACAGCTGAAGGCCACGTTCATCTACGTCACGCACGACCAGGCGGAGGCGATGACGCTGTCGGACCGCGTGGTGGTGATGAGCCAGGGCGAGGTGCAGCAGGTGGCCCCGCCGCGCGAGCTGTACGACGCGCCGGCGAACCTCTTCGTGGCGGGCTTCTTCGGCTCGCCGCGCATCAACCTGGTGAAGCCCCAGACGCTGGGCCTGCCCGACGGTGACGCGGTGCTGGGCCTGAGGCCGGAGCACCTCCAGGTAGGGCAGGGCGCCAGGCCGGAGGATGCGCGCGAGGGGCGCGTGTACCTGGTGGAGCCCATGGGCGCGGAGGTCTGGGTGACGGTGGAGATGGGCGGCGAGCGCCTGGTGGCGCGGGCGCCCGGGGACTTCCGCGCCGCGAGCGGGGACACGGTGTGGCTGCGCCACGACGCGCGCTACCTGCGCCGGTTCGACGCGAGGACGGGGCGCGCGGCGTGA
- a CDS encoding DUF427 domain-containing protein produces MPVAKWNGTVLAKSDTYETVEGNIYFPPDSLVREHFKPSATHTTCPWKGEASYYSVEVDGKTNADAAWYYPEPKPAASNIQGHVAFWKGVTVER; encoded by the coding sequence ATGCCAGTCGCGAAATGGAACGGCACGGTGCTCGCGAAGAGCGACACCTACGAGACCGTGGAGGGCAACATCTACTTCCCGCCGGACAGCCTGGTTCGCGAGCACTTCAAGCCCAGCGCCACGCACACCACCTGCCCCTGGAAGGGCGAGGCGAGCTACTACTCCGTGGAGGTGGACGGGAAGACGAACGCCGACGCGGCCTGGTACTACCCGGAGCCCAAGCCGGCCGCGTCCAACATCCAGGGCCATGTGGCCTTCTGGAAGGGCGTGACGGTGGAGCGCTGA
- a CDS encoding oxygenase MpaB family protein — translation MPFTFRGQNLDAILGDALDAPNSLFGIMSAADPQFMQGLRQHWTKHAQATPSVNGWKPALKAFSDIAADWWNTYSDHRLAGILYGAQAHATATAAVTGAQSSAQFLRDFEAARDEAFYVFFQATSVNELAGVSFQATYYHYDVSALFEQRPHSKLKAIVSRRVIETAQIMLRILYGNMSMGWGSLYSTRTLATTLLLAQMHNVALQHYRSRYTDRRCYNQSAVAFTLLTFSYVVAQAWRDKRYEFNEQRWYYFWKLLGSLLGVDTRLIANTHAEAAELWDLFFEHHECQGGPGAPYPTTLDPRRIHSELRAGYDVQPEANLLQWVPAFIVTQMRNSLRWGKYLLGR, via the coding sequence ATGCCCTTCACCTTCCGTGGTCAGAACCTGGACGCCATCCTGGGCGATGCGCTCGACGCGCCCAACAGCCTGTTCGGCATCATGAGCGCGGCGGATCCACAATTCATGCAGGGCCTGCGGCAGCACTGGACGAAGCACGCTCAGGCGACGCCCAGCGTGAACGGGTGGAAACCGGCGCTGAAGGCGTTCAGCGACATCGCGGCGGACTGGTGGAACACCTACAGCGACCATCGGCTCGCGGGCATCCTCTACGGAGCGCAGGCCCACGCCACCGCGACCGCGGCGGTGACGGGCGCGCAGTCCTCCGCGCAGTTCCTGCGCGACTTCGAGGCCGCGCGCGACGAGGCCTTCTACGTCTTCTTCCAGGCCACGTCCGTGAACGAGCTGGCCGGCGTGTCCTTCCAGGCCACGTACTACCACTACGACGTGTCCGCGCTCTTCGAGCAGCGGCCGCACAGCAAGCTCAAGGCCATCGTGTCCCGCCGGGTCATCGAGACGGCGCAGATCATGCTGCGCATCCTCTACGGCAACATGAGCATGGGCTGGGGCAGCCTCTACAGCACGCGCACCCTGGCCACGACGCTGCTGCTGGCGCAGATGCACAACGTGGCGCTGCAGCACTACCGCTCCCGCTACACCGACCGGCGCTGCTACAACCAGAGCGCGGTCGCGTTCACGCTGCTGACGTTCTCGTACGTCGTCGCGCAGGCCTGGCGCGACAAGCGCTACGAGTTCAACGAGCAGCGCTGGTACTATTTCTGGAAGCTGCTGGGCTCGCTCCTGGGCGTGGACACGCGCCTCATCGCGAACACCCACGCGGAGGCCGCCGAGCTGTGGGACCTCTTCTTCGAGCACCACGAGTGCCAGGGAGGCCCCGGCGCGCCCTACCCCACGACGCTGGACCCCCGCCGCATCCATTCCGAGCTGCGGGCCGGCTACGACGTGCAGCCGGAGGCGAACCTGCTCCAGTGGGTCCCCGCCTTCATCGTCACCCAGATGCGCAACAGCTTGCGCTGGGGCAAGTACCTCCTGGGCCGCTGA
- a CDS encoding kelch repeat-containing protein produces MLWLGVVFACGPAPRADAGGVEAPVPGVLSTPRRLLPYIALDDGRVLAAGGHDGSRTLGSSEVFDPDTGRWRSTGALRTARRNHAAVRLSDGRVLVVGGSNGVTVGALASAELYAPDTGVWTQAAPMSEARNDPAVVVLPDGRVLVAGGTDVDLRPVRSAELFDPVTGTWSAAEAPAYVRGGAGTAVVLRTGKVLFASGLQSELYDPVTGHWEKAGAVGGAAGTHRLGHTVTLLPDGRVLVVGGTTTQAARTAEVYVPERNAWELVEAPAVPREHHAALLTAEGAVLVVGGEHSSRGTLDSAERFDPAKGFWTQAPTLHEPRGEAGALWLRRGTVLVVGGVNELGTLATSEEYVPAPAVAQVSPGE; encoded by the coding sequence ATGCTGTGGTTGGGAGTGGTGTTCGCGTGCGGGCCCGCGCCGCGAGCGGATGCGGGCGGCGTGGAGGCGCCGGTGCCGGGCGTGTTGTCCACGCCGAGGCGGCTGTTGCCCTACATCGCGTTGGACGACGGGCGGGTGCTGGCGGCGGGAGGGCATGACGGCAGCCGCACGCTGGGCAGCAGCGAGGTCTTCGACCCGGACACGGGGCGCTGGAGGTCCACGGGGGCGCTGCGCACGGCGCGGCGCAACCACGCGGCGGTGCGGCTTTCGGATGGCCGCGTGCTGGTGGTGGGCGGCTCCAACGGCGTGACGGTGGGCGCGCTGGCGAGCGCGGAGCTGTACGCGCCGGACACGGGTGTGTGGACGCAAGCGGCGCCCATGAGCGAGGCGCGCAACGACCCGGCGGTGGTGGTGTTGCCGGATGGGCGCGTGCTGGTGGCGGGGGGCACGGACGTGGACCTGCGGCCGGTGCGTTCAGCGGAGCTGTTCGACCCGGTGACGGGGACCTGGAGCGCGGCGGAGGCGCCCGCGTACGTGCGGGGCGGCGCGGGGACGGCGGTGGTGCTGCGCACGGGCAAGGTGCTGTTCGCGAGCGGCCTGCAGTCGGAGCTGTACGACCCGGTGACGGGCCACTGGGAGAAGGCGGGAGCGGTGGGCGGCGCGGCGGGGACGCACCGGCTGGGGCACACCGTGACGTTGCTCCCGGACGGGCGCGTGCTGGTGGTGGGCGGCACCACGACGCAGGCGGCGAGGACGGCGGAGGTGTACGTGCCGGAGCGCAATGCCTGGGAACTGGTGGAAGCCCCGGCGGTGCCGCGAGAGCATCACGCGGCGTTGCTGACCGCGGAGGGCGCGGTGCTGGTGGTGGGCGGCGAGCACTCCTCACGAGGCACGCTGGACTCCGCGGAGCGCTTCGACCCGGCGAAGGGCTTCTGGACGCAGGCACCCACGCTGCATGAGCCGCGAGGCGAAGCCGGAGCGCTGTGGCTGCGCCGGGGCACGGTGCTGGTGGTGGGCGGAGTGAACGAACTGGGCACCCTGGCCACGAGCGAGGAATACGTCCCCGCCCCCGCCGTGGCCCAGGTCTCGCCGGGAGAGTAG
- a CDS encoding serine/threonine protein kinase encodes MSTAPTESPRFFGRYELVHLLGQGGMGEVYLAKLSGAAGFEKPCIVKTILPGLVKDRQFLDRFHHEAKVLVHLVHSSIAQVYDMGEADGTYYMALEYVAGVDLGYLLEQARVQGRAVPAPVALYVGQRMAEGLGYAHRKTGTDGEPLGIVHRDVSPHNVMVSYEGEVKVIDFGLAKSTARSKYTLPSTVMGKLGYMSPEQVRAEPLDHRSDIYSCAVVVWEMLAGRGLVPHGTVGEMMAAMSHPVVPPLTDFRPDVEPSLEAVLRRALAPSPADRYSRADEFARALNAELLRSGNPLGAEEVGEFVRALCPEAFAEQRKLTSSVHGERRTPSPAPRSGSGTGLYGGSGSGATPDAAAVQATEEPAGNRPNTGRIDVDGPALGPGGTFVSHPSGAGGVAPSTPGSGGVAVPAPGSGGVARSTSGSGGVARSTDEVDAAALGATAVHLSPAPPKGAVVAGTSGPLPAQPEPRRPVARIAVAALLLVGASVGITAYVLRPNTAEQPVVPQTLPPSEPVVAAAPPKVEEPPPAVTPTEEPPPEAAVDAGVVAGAEEPEVKPVTKPVPGTKRPATPQVELVPAHLPVAKIGATGGGQRVVNASVPSGINAGTVFKVVGPPQKGTRKRPVLGTATVEFINPNRERMTLRLDADADAAKEPRFLLMTVRPSGPTLPTTASESPQAATPAPEPKPVERSRLLGQVEIDGILGSSLNSTLYVISSDTRTWHNCAIVLNGRKEARMASLEPYKTHKVPVGEPYFKVNYKAPPVGEKAVWVSCDEGEDTFALRRR; translated from the coding sequence ATGAGCACCGCACCCACAGAGTCCCCCCGTTTCTTCGGGCGCTACGAGCTCGTCCACCTCCTGGGCCAGGGCGGCATGGGAGAGGTGTACCTGGCGAAGCTGTCCGGGGCGGCGGGCTTCGAAAAGCCCTGCATCGTGAAGACCATCCTGCCGGGGCTGGTGAAGGACCGGCAGTTCCTGGACCGGTTCCACCACGAGGCCAAGGTGCTGGTGCACCTGGTCCACTCCTCCATCGCCCAGGTGTACGACATGGGCGAGGCGGACGGCACCTACTACATGGCCCTGGAGTACGTGGCGGGCGTGGACCTGGGCTACCTGCTGGAGCAGGCCCGGGTGCAGGGGCGGGCGGTGCCGGCGCCGGTGGCGCTCTACGTCGGCCAGCGCATGGCGGAGGGGCTGGGGTACGCGCACCGCAAGACGGGCACGGACGGCGAGCCCCTGGGCATCGTCCACCGCGACGTGTCCCCGCACAACGTGATGGTGTCGTACGAGGGCGAGGTGAAGGTCATCGACTTCGGCCTCGCGAAGTCCACCGCGCGCAGCAAGTACACGCTGCCGTCCACGGTGATGGGGAAGCTGGGCTACATGTCCCCGGAGCAGGTCCGCGCCGAGCCGCTGGACCATCGCAGCGACATCTACTCCTGCGCGGTGGTGGTGTGGGAGATGCTGGCGGGCCGTGGGCTGGTTCCCCACGGCACCGTGGGCGAGATGATGGCGGCGATGTCGCATCCGGTGGTGCCGCCGCTGACGGACTTCCGTCCGGACGTGGAGCCGTCGCTGGAGGCGGTGCTGCGCCGCGCGCTGGCGCCGTCGCCGGCGGACCGGTACTCGCGGGCGGATGAGTTCGCGCGGGCGCTCAACGCGGAGCTGCTGCGCTCGGGGAATCCCCTTGGCGCGGAGGAGGTGGGCGAGTTCGTCCGCGCGCTCTGCCCGGAGGCCTTCGCGGAGCAGCGCAAGCTGACGTCCAGCGTGCACGGGGAGCGGCGCACGCCGTCGCCCGCGCCCCGGAGCGGTTCGGGCACGGGGCTGTACGGCGGTTCCGGGAGCGGTGCGACTCCTGACGCGGCGGCCGTCCAGGCCACGGAGGAGCCCGCGGGGAACAGGCCCAACACCGGGCGCATCGACGTGGACGGGCCGGCGCTCGGGCCGGGGGGCACGTTCGTGTCCCATCCCTCGGGAGCGGGTGGCGTGGCGCCGAGCACGCCGGGATCCGGTGGCGTGGCCGTGCCCGCACCGGGCTCTGGCGGTGTGGCGCGGAGCACGTCGGGGTCCGGTGGTGTGGCGCGGAGCACCGACGAGGTGGACGCGGCCGCGCTGGGAGCCACGGCGGTGCACCTGTCGCCCGCGCCGCCCAAGGGCGCCGTGGTGGCGGGCACGTCCGGACCGCTGCCGGCGCAGCCCGAGCCCCGCAGGCCGGTGGCGCGGATCGCCGTGGCGGCGCTGCTGCTGGTGGGCGCCTCCGTGGGCATCACCGCCTACGTGCTGCGTCCGAACACGGCCGAGCAGCCCGTGGTGCCCCAGACGCTCCCGCCGTCCGAGCCGGTGGTGGCCGCCGCGCCCCCGAAGGTGGAGGAGCCGCCTCCCGCGGTGACGCCGACCGAGGAGCCCCCGCCCGAAGCGGCGGTGGACGCGGGCGTGGTGGCGGGCGCGGAGGAGCCGGAGGTGAAGCCGGTGACGAAGCCCGTCCCCGGGACGAAGCGGCCCGCGACGCCCCAGGTCGAGCTGGTGCCTGCGCATCTGCCCGTGGCGAAGATCGGCGCAACGGGCGGCGGCCAGCGCGTGGTGAACGCGTCAGTGCCGTCCGGCATCAACGCGGGCACGGTGTTCAAGGTGGTGGGCCCTCCGCAGAAGGGGACCCGCAAGCGTCCGGTGCTGGGGACGGCGACCGTGGAATTCATCAACCCGAACCGCGAGCGCATGACCCTGCGGCTGGACGCGGACGCGGACGCAGCGAAGGAGCCGCGCTTCCTGCTGATGACCGTGCGCCCGTCGGGGCCGACGCTGCCCACGACGGCGTCCGAGTCTCCGCAGGCCGCCACGCCCGCGCCCGAGCCGAAGCCCGTGGAGCGCTCACGCCTCCTGGGACAGGTGGAGATCGATGGCATCCTGGGGAGCAGCCTCAACAGCACCCTCTATGTGATCAGCTCCGACACCCGGACCTGGCACAACTGCGCCATCGTCCTGAACGGACGGAAGGAAGCGCGGATGGCGAGCCTCGAGCCCTACAAGACGCACAAGGTTCCGGTGGGCGAGCCCTACTTCAAGGTGAACTACAAGGCGCCTCCGGTGGGAGAGAAGGCCGTGTGGGTGAGCTGCGACGAGGGCGAGGACACCTTCGCGCTGCGCAGGCGCTGA